One segment of Allorhodopirellula heiligendammensis DNA contains the following:
- a CDS encoding secretin N-terminal domain-containing protein, which produces MVRPSRGGPPPGQPGGSGGPTEPGKEGEKPDEAKGEGDAKKDGGEGSNPPKVVRRDGLDLPQGDPAELKATVGEDGKVGFRFRNQGWIDLVGWLSDISGQPIDWQELPGDAVNLVSPGRLSISDTADLINRHLLARGYTMLELEGGITIVKTDAINPGMVHWVTVEELQKLPNHSFVRTMLDAGWLSAEKLAVELAPMLSGSGKMTALATTNRIEAMDAAVNLREVARLLGEERDSASRDALAPEFRLRHIPAEEAKTLLEEFLGVKEKSAAPMSRDQMEMMRRMQQQQQQGGQPPPAKSEVEISIVANVRQNSVLVRAPIDRVAIAAEFIKRIDVPGGSLKSLTDATSRVEVYRLVSLDPEKLIEIAQEMNVLEPTTRIRVDKDNKAVIVSGAAADRFIIKSLIERLDGGKRRFEVLQLRRLDAAAVTESISFLMGKSKEDDNNSRRSRYSYYGFGGGDDEDTDDDEFRVAANTSYRQVLLWANEAEMEEVRSLLIKLGELPPPGGSGQTVRVIEASANPETLEYLRQLKAQWQAMSPNELILPSEDELSDPAGRSGAETEEGDSSEESLDSQSEPDKPSKKSDDEPIVKDGNDVRAWPRDQAAYAAVMLTADQSAASQSDEANPAPVEIRFDAQGNLVLSSSDTKALDKLENLMLDIKPPSRSYEVFKIKNASVTLLTLDLEDYFEDPEEKDDDSNDIYRWIFGGGDASDDGPTGLAKGGKLRFLPNSDTGTIIVTGASGAQLQTIRELIELWDVAEPVNPKLSRFTKLVTVRYGRSEKIAETVKEAYRDLLSSNDKAFSAGGGGNNGSKRSSNRSEGSGLEDSESGRSGGGNDFSFNGKLSIGVDELGNTLLVSAEGESLLELIVSMIEKLDRAAQPGGEIEIVTFSGDISAETLRQAMSALGTTTMGESARGRASDFRSSDRRTDDRGSRDRRSDRGGDRDRGGDRGGERGGGRDRGGSGPPQGDR; this is translated from the coding sequence ATGGTGCGTCCATCGCGAGGCGGACCTCCGCCGGGCCAGCCCGGAGGTTCAGGTGGGCCGACTGAGCCCGGCAAAGAAGGGGAGAAGCCGGACGAGGCTAAGGGTGAGGGCGATGCCAAAAAAGACGGTGGCGAAGGATCCAACCCGCCAAAAGTTGTTCGTCGGGACGGTTTAGACCTGCCTCAAGGAGATCCTGCCGAACTCAAGGCCACCGTGGGCGAGGACGGGAAGGTGGGTTTCCGGTTCCGCAATCAAGGCTGGATTGATTTGGTCGGATGGCTGTCAGATATCTCGGGTCAACCAATTGATTGGCAAGAATTGCCGGGTGACGCTGTCAACCTCGTCAGTCCCGGGCGCCTGTCGATCTCTGACACTGCTGACCTGATCAATCGTCATTTGCTGGCACGTGGTTACACGATGCTCGAGCTGGAGGGTGGCATTACCATCGTGAAGACGGACGCCATCAATCCCGGGATGGTGCACTGGGTGACTGTCGAAGAGCTACAGAAACTGCCCAATCACTCGTTCGTGCGAACGATGTTAGACGCGGGCTGGCTGTCGGCTGAAAAACTGGCTGTCGAGCTGGCACCGATGCTCAGTGGCTCAGGAAAGATGACTGCGTTGGCGACGACGAACCGCATCGAGGCAATGGACGCAGCGGTCAATCTTCGCGAGGTTGCCCGTCTGCTGGGCGAAGAGCGTGACTCGGCCAGCCGCGATGCCTTGGCCCCCGAATTTCGGTTGCGTCACATTCCAGCGGAGGAGGCGAAAACGCTGCTCGAGGAGTTCCTCGGCGTCAAAGAGAAGAGTGCGGCACCAATGAGCCGCGATCAGATGGAGATGATGCGGCGGATGCAGCAACAGCAGCAACAGGGGGGACAACCTCCTCCAGCCAAAAGCGAAGTGGAAATTTCGATCGTGGCCAATGTGCGGCAAAACTCGGTCCTCGTGCGGGCACCCATTGACCGGGTGGCCATCGCCGCAGAATTCATCAAGCGAATCGACGTGCCTGGCGGTTCACTGAAGTCGCTCACTGACGCTACCAGCCGCGTTGAAGTTTATCGATTGGTGTCGTTGGATCCCGAGAAACTGATCGAGATTGCTCAGGAGATGAACGTGCTCGAACCGACGACGAGAATTCGTGTCGATAAGGACAACAAGGCCGTCATCGTGTCCGGCGCGGCCGCAGATCGATTCATTATCAAATCATTGATCGAACGCCTCGATGGCGGAAAACGCCGATTTGAGGTTTTGCAGTTGCGGCGGCTTGATGCAGCTGCCGTTACTGAATCCATTTCATTTCTGATGGGCAAGAGCAAGGAGGACGACAACAACAGTCGTCGCAGCCGATACTCGTATTACGGTTTCGGAGGCGGCGATGACGAGGATACGGACGACGACGAATTCCGCGTCGCGGCGAACACGAGCTACCGGCAGGTGCTGTTGTGGGCCAACGAGGCGGAAATGGAGGAAGTGCGCTCGCTGTTGATCAAGCTTGGTGAACTTCCACCGCCCGGCGGCAGCGGGCAAACCGTCCGCGTGATCGAAGCATCAGCCAATCCTGAGACACTCGAGTACTTGAGGCAGCTCAAAGCGCAGTGGCAGGCCATGTCACCCAATGAGTTGATCTTGCCGAGTGAAGACGAGCTTTCTGATCCTGCCGGCCGGAGCGGTGCCGAGACCGAGGAGGGGGATAGTTCCGAAGAGTCGCTGGACTCCCAATCGGAGCCCGACAAACCGTCGAAGAAGTCCGACGACGAACCTATTGTGAAAGACGGGAATGACGTTCGTGCCTGGCCGCGGGATCAAGCGGCCTATGCCGCCGTCATGTTGACCGCCGACCAGTCTGCTGCGAGCCAGTCGGACGAGGCCAATCCCGCCCCCGTTGAAATACGTTTTGACGCGCAGGGCAACCTGGTGCTGTCGAGCAGCGACACGAAAGCGCTCGATAAGCTAGAGAATTTGATGCTCGACATCAAACCGCCGAGCCGATCTTATGAAGTCTTCAAAATCAAGAACGCCTCGGTGACGTTGCTGACACTCGATTTGGAGGATTACTTTGAAGATCCTGAGGAAAAGGATGATGACTCAAATGATATTTATCGCTGGATCTTCGGTGGTGGCGATGCGAGCGATGACGGACCCACGGGACTTGCTAAAGGCGGCAAACTGAGGTTTTTACCCAATTCGGATACGGGAACCATCATTGTCACCGGTGCTTCAGGGGCGCAGCTGCAAACGATTCGCGAGCTGATCGAACTGTGGGATGTTGCCGAGCCAGTCAATCCCAAACTCAGCCGGTTTACGAAACTTGTCACCGTTCGCTATGGTCGTAGTGAGAAAATTGCTGAGACAGTCAAAGAGGCCTACCGTGATTTGCTCAGCAGTAACGACAAGGCGTTCTCAGCCGGAGGTGGTGGCAACAACGGCAGCAAACGTTCGAGCAATCGCAGTGAGGGTTCCGGGTTAGAAGACTCTGAGAGCGGTCGTAGCGGTGGTGGCAATGACTTTTCGTTCAATGGTAAGTTATCAATTGGTGTCGACGAGCTTGGCAACACGCTGTTGGTGAGCGCCGAAGGTGAATCGCTGTTAGAATTGATTGTATCGATGATCGAAAAACTCGATCGCGCCGCCCAGCCCGGTGGCGAAATTGAGATTGTCACGTTTTCCGGAGATATTTCGGCCGAAACTTTGCGGCAGGCAATGTCCGCGTTAGGCACAACGACGATGGGCGAATCGGCACGAGGTCGAGCTTCCGACTTTCGTAGTTCTGACCGACGCACCGATGATCGCGGCAGCAGAGACCGTCGTTCGGACCGTGGCGGCGACCGAGATCGGGGAGGCGACCGCGGCGGTGAGCGTGGAGGCGGTCGAGACCGCGGTGGAAGTGGTCCTCCACAGGGAGATCGGTAG
- a CDS encoding 3-keto-disaccharide hydrolase, with the protein MLSASSCRSNLSTTLRCFSTIVLVAILLCCGSAFADNWATLFDGKNLDGWKRSRDNKQFAIVDGVIVGTSSSQTQFLHTVEEYGDFELELEVKLHHTDLNSGIQIRTGLTRKNAKGQARESTHGPQVDIGKSPGRSGHIFNQGNGAWITPQEDLTRNELMVNGEWNKLRVVAVGPRIQTWINGKQVADVADDEAYARYPSGVISLQVHGVKKSPEKARHVSFRSIRVRKFRSKTNE; encoded by the coding sequence ATGCTTTCCGCTTCATCCTGTCGTTCTAATCTTTCGACAACGCTACGGTGTTTTTCAACCATCGTGCTCGTTGCGATCTTGCTTTGCTGTGGCTCCGCCTTCGCCGATAATTGGGCCACGCTGTTTGACGGCAAAAATCTCGATGGCTGGAAACGTTCTCGCGACAACAAGCAGTTCGCGATTGTCGACGGCGTCATCGTCGGCACGAGTTCCAGCCAGACTCAGTTTCTACACACGGTCGAAGAGTACGGTGATTTCGAACTCGAACTGGAAGTCAAACTTCACCACACGGACTTGAACTCGGGCATTCAAATCCGGACCGGGTTGACTCGCAAGAACGCGAAAGGCCAAGCGAGGGAATCGACCCACGGCCCTCAAGTCGATATTGGAAAATCTCCGGGGCGTTCCGGACACATCTTCAACCAGGGCAATGGTGCCTGGATCACGCCCCAGGAAGACCTGACTCGGAACGAGCTGATGGTCAACGGAGAATGGAACAAGCTGCGTGTAGTGGCCGTCGGCCCGCGAATTCAAACCTGGATCAATGGCAAACAAGTTGCGGATGTCGCCGATGATGAAGCGTATGCGAGGTATCCTTCGGGCGTGATCTCGCTGCAGGTACACGGTGTGAAGAAGTCACCAGAGAAAGCACGCCACGTTTCGTTTCGATCGATTCGTGTTCGCAAGTTTCGATCAAAGACCAATGAATAA
- a CDS encoding Gfo/Idh/MocA family protein encodes MNPSAQNHPSRRTALKSLGATTTLAASGLLPSAIYAASPASANAKLRVGLIGAGNRAKWLIRALSRESHRAELVAVCDCYLPQIDVLAADYKNDPKASAAWKRYQNYEQMFEQEELDAVMIATPDHVRVRAAIIACAKGLDIYAEKPLSFSIPEGRALVKTVRKHKRVLQVGTQQRSTANNQYSCEFVRNGGLGRVHTILVKNYSGSRGATGLEKQDIPEGMDWDQFCDRAPLLDYHEQLHRRWRNFDTFTGGPICDRGAHALDMVHLAMGWDNVAPTRIEPITDAKDVRQSGVRLYYPDGTVVRLESDNGPAFGGIFIGEKGKLEINRGRFACNPTTLLAPFEGEESENHVGNWLDCIESREEPNAPVEVGHLITSVAHLINICRITGRTINWDATEEQVIGDDAANALLTKERRPEFALPTV; translated from the coding sequence ATGAATCCTTCCGCTCAGAACCACCCTTCACGTCGAACCGCATTGAAATCGCTCGGCGCGACCACCACGCTGGCTGCGTCCGGTCTGTTGCCGTCAGCAATCTACGCTGCCTCGCCAGCATCGGCGAATGCCAAGTTGCGAGTCGGGCTGATTGGAGCGGGGAATCGAGCCAAATGGCTGATACGCGCGTTGTCTCGCGAGTCGCATCGAGCCGAATTGGTCGCCGTTTGCGATTGTTATCTACCGCAGATCGATGTTCTTGCGGCTGACTATAAGAACGATCCAAAAGCCAGCGCAGCGTGGAAACGTTATCAAAATTACGAACAGATGTTCGAGCAAGAAGAGCTTGACGCGGTCATGATCGCAACACCGGATCACGTACGTGTGCGGGCGGCGATTATCGCCTGTGCGAAAGGGCTAGATATCTACGCCGAAAAGCCGCTCAGCTTCAGCATTCCCGAAGGCCGTGCGTTAGTCAAAACCGTTCGCAAGCACAAACGCGTGTTGCAGGTCGGAACGCAACAACGCAGCACGGCTAACAACCAATATTCCTGTGAATTTGTTCGAAACGGCGGCCTCGGCAGAGTGCACACAATTCTCGTCAAGAACTACTCCGGCTCGCGCGGGGCAACGGGTCTCGAAAAGCAGGACATTCCCGAAGGCATGGATTGGGATCAATTCTGCGACCGGGCGCCGTTGCTCGACTACCACGAGCAACTTCACCGTCGGTGGCGAAATTTTGATACCTTTACCGGAGGCCCCATTTGCGATCGCGGTGCACACGCCCTGGACATGGTTCATTTGGCGATGGGCTGGGATAATGTCGCGCCAACGCGAATCGAGCCGATCACGGATGCAAAAGACGTTCGCCAGAGCGGAGTCCGTCTTTATTACCCTGACGGCACGGTTGTTCGACTCGAAAGCGACAATGGACCGGCTTTTGGCGGCATCTTTATTGGCGAGAAAGGCAAGTTGGAAATCAACCGAGGACGCTTCGCCTGCAACCCGACGACGCTGCTTGCTCCTTTCGAAGGCGAGGAGTCCGAAAATCACGTCGGCAACTGGCTCGACTGCATTGAGTCACGGGAGGAACCCAATGCTCCCGTTGAAGTCGGGCATTTGATCACCAGCGTCGCGCACCTGATCAACATTTGTCGGATTACGGGCCGCACAATCAACTGGGATGCCACCGAAGAGCAGGTCATCGGCGATGACGCGGCGAATGCATTGCTGACCAAAGAACGACGTCCCGAATTCGCGCTTCCCACTGTCTAG
- a CDS encoding sulfatase, which yields MNVLFLVADDLNSWMLENADRYAGKVVAPNLRKLANSGVNFTRAYTAAPVCSPSRTAFFSGVAPWKSGIYNNAQTISSSEALNQDAVLSLAGLFKKSGYDTFGYGKITHGWDQKEHWDDKVGHKRDPAPPGAPLAKLSGGEQDWGPIHLTEEQMNDTGGANRAIAVLEKKHDKPFFLAYGSFNPHMPWYVPQTYFDMYPLDQIVLPELKEDDLDDLPPLAKGVSDGIGSFADKVIKSGKHKEAVQAYLATTTYVDTQMGRVLDALEKSPYKDNTIVVFLSDHGFHLGEKHHWQKTTLWEEGTHTLLMFRAPEVTTAGGMSERFVSLLDIYPTVAELCGLTPPAYIDGRSLVPLLRDPKAPWQSTAITGLCNKTKTDLAYISIRHELGRYTRYGAEEAEFYDTTKDPHEWTNQIDNPKYASTVKKLRALVPGFEDAAQPLPSALTKKRRETQQGKEKRSSSPFTL from the coding sequence ATGAACGTGCTTTTCCTGGTTGCCGACGACTTGAACAGCTGGATGTTGGAAAACGCGGATCGCTATGCAGGCAAGGTGGTCGCACCGAATCTTCGAAAGCTTGCCAACAGTGGAGTGAACTTTACGCGAGCTTATACCGCCGCGCCGGTTTGTTCGCCATCTCGCACGGCGTTCTTTTCCGGTGTAGCCCCCTGGAAATCGGGTATCTACAACAACGCGCAGACCATCAGCAGTAGCGAGGCACTCAACCAGGATGCGGTGCTATCTCTGGCCGGGTTGTTCAAGAAGAGTGGCTACGACACCTTCGGTTACGGCAAAATCACCCACGGCTGGGACCAGAAAGAACACTGGGATGATAAAGTCGGCCACAAAAGAGATCCGGCTCCTCCCGGTGCGCCTCTGGCCAAACTCAGCGGGGGCGAGCAGGACTGGGGACCGATCCACCTCACCGAAGAACAAATGAATGACACCGGAGGAGCCAATCGAGCCATCGCGGTCTTAGAGAAAAAACACGATAAGCCATTCTTTCTGGCCTACGGCTCTTTCAATCCTCACATGCCTTGGTATGTCCCGCAAACGTATTTTGACATGTACCCCCTGGACCAGATTGTCCTTCCCGAACTGAAGGAGGATGACCTGGATGACCTTCCTCCCCTGGCGAAAGGAGTGAGTGACGGGATCGGGAGCTTCGCCGACAAGGTGATTAAGTCCGGCAAACATAAAGAGGCGGTGCAGGCCTACTTGGCCACGACTACCTACGTCGATACGCAGATGGGGCGCGTCCTCGATGCCCTCGAAAAAAGCCCCTACAAGGACAACACCATTGTCGTCTTCCTCAGCGACCATGGCTTCCACTTGGGGGAAAAGCACCACTGGCAAAAAACCACACTCTGGGAAGAGGGGACTCACACGTTGTTGATGTTCCGCGCGCCGGAGGTCACCACAGCCGGGGGCATGTCGGAAAGGTTCGTATCCCTGTTGGATATCTACCCCACCGTAGCCGAACTCTGCGGTCTAACGCCCCCCGCGTACATCGATGGACGCTCGCTGGTCCCCCTGCTTAGAGATCCGAAGGCTCCGTGGCAAAGCACCGCCATCACCGGATTGTGCAATAAAACCAAAACGGACCTTGCCTACATCAGCATCCGCCACGAACTCGGACGCTACACCCGCTATGGGGCCGAAGAAGCGGAGTTCTACGACACGACCAAGGACCCTCACGAATGGACCAACCAGATCGATAACCCGAAATATGCCAGTACTGTCAAAAAGCTCCGCGCCTTGGTCCCCGGCTTCGAGGATGCCGCTCAGCCCCTTCCCTCCGCCCTGACCAAGAAGCGTAGGGAAACCCAACAAGGGAAAGAGAAGAGATCGTCCAGTCCTTTCACATTATGA
- a CDS encoding sulfatase-like hydrolase/transferase: MTRKLINGPMRYRILRLGVRSLICAVLFAWTAGVVEAADKPNIVVFLTDDQGYGDLGCFGSDSLETPNIDRLCKQGMKFSDFYVHQRCSPTRLAFMTGSHAHRAGCTKVIYNKDRIGIHADEVTTPELLKTAGYTTGIVGKWHLGEWDAFNPTRHGFDFFYGFMIDLDQGTGIYRNLKRIESIKHKTDGKHSPKLLDAAIGFIKENKERPFFLYYASPLPHTPWIPNELFKETSRRSTYGDVIREIDWQVGELMNALDEHDIAENTLFVFASDNGPVLGIDGGDAGPYRDGKWTDFEGGIRVPCIMRWPGTIKPGSTNPQITGIIDLLPTFCAIAEVDPPGDRVIDGRSILPYMKSEKVEKPIHESFIVPGSMIRHGQWKLLVRDLKPGGKSGREGKRPSAPAGSLFNLQADPGETQDVSADQPAIVADLRCRMNEAVSELEANSRPIGRFPGADDPKTKKNRKNRSKQ, encoded by the coding sequence ATGACACGTAAATTGATCAACGGACCAATGAGATACCGAATCCTACGATTGGGCGTACGCAGCCTGATTTGCGCTGTGCTTTTCGCGTGGACTGCGGGCGTCGTGGAAGCCGCCGACAAACCGAACATCGTTGTCTTTCTGACGGACGACCAGGGCTACGGCGACCTCGGTTGCTTCGGCTCGGATTCACTTGAGACACCAAACATCGACCGGCTATGCAAGCAGGGCATGAAGTTCAGCGACTTTTATGTGCATCAGCGGTGCTCGCCGACGCGTCTGGCGTTCATGACTGGTTCGCACGCGCACCGCGCGGGTTGCACCAAAGTCATCTACAACAAAGACCGCATTGGAATTCACGCGGACGAAGTCACGACGCCAGAGCTGCTGAAGACCGCCGGCTACACGACGGGAATTGTGGGCAAGTGGCATCTGGGCGAATGGGACGCGTTTAATCCCACTCGTCACGGCTTCGACTTCTTTTACGGTTTCATGATCGATCTCGACCAGGGTACGGGCATCTATCGGAACCTGAAACGCATTGAGTCGATCAAGCACAAGACCGACGGAAAGCATTCCCCGAAACTGCTCGACGCCGCGATTGGCTTCATCAAAGAGAACAAAGAACGCCCGTTCTTTCTCTACTACGCTTCGCCGTTGCCGCACACGCCGTGGATTCCGAATGAGCTTTTCAAAGAGACTTCCCGGCGAAGCACTTACGGTGATGTGATTCGTGAAATCGACTGGCAGGTCGGTGAACTCATGAACGCACTTGACGAACATGACATCGCGGAAAACACGCTGTTCGTCTTCGCATCGGACAACGGCCCCGTGCTTGGCATCGACGGCGGCGATGCTGGCCCATACCGCGATGGCAAATGGACTGACTTTGAGGGCGGCATTCGTGTGCCGTGCATCATGCGCTGGCCAGGCACCATCAAACCCGGTTCAACGAACCCTCAGATCACCGGAATCATCGACCTGCTGCCGACGTTCTGCGCGATCGCCGAAGTCGATCCGCCGGGCGACCGTGTCATCGACGGCCGAAGCATCCTGCCTTACATGAAGAGCGAGAAGGTTGAAAAACCAATCCACGAATCATTCATCGTGCCAGGCTCGATGATTCGTCACGGGCAGTGGAAGCTGCTTGTCCGAGACCTAAAGCCAGGCGGAAAGAGCGGTCGAGAGGGAAAGCGTCCATCCGCTCCAGCGGGTTCGCTCTTCAACCTCCAAGCCGATCCCGGTGAGACTCAAGACGTCTCAGCCGATCAGCCCGCAATTGTGGCGGACCTGCGATGCAGAATGAACGAAGCGGTCAGCGAACTCGAAGCCAACAGTCGACCGATTGGCAGATTTCCTGGTGCGGACGATCCAAAGACAAAGAAGAACAGAAAGAACAGGAGCAAACAATAG
- a CDS encoding FAD-dependent oxidoreductase yields the protein MKICHLIAVAFAAFLLFPSHTHVNEPRKADVIVYGSTPGGFCAAIAAAREGASVILLEPTNHIGGLSTGGLSHCDSNQMVRSTLIGLFDEWHTRIVKDYTDRGLEAPYQPSKKNTAKWTFEPHVAMRVTRKMLNEAGVTVLTERYLKSVTKEGPRITSLVTKNGTFTARAFIDGSYEGDLMAVAGVDWTIGREGRDEYGESLAGKQYPKEKMNINGFDENGKLLPLLTTDDAGDDKAGDNNIMTYSFRLCLTASADNRVPMPKPDHYDPARFEIIRRYLKSGGGSVGYDRYPLPVRNVGLGQLKLPNNKFDGNNSIGRQFSIGLVGGANEWHSADEAGRKKIWEAHKQYTLEFIHFLTTDPAVPAKIRNQYAKLGLCKDEFVEHDHFPPALYVRESRRMKGMYVISQRDIIDEPDKDDPIAISSFPIDSHDVQRIALKDGGVINEGTIFPVRVKGQHVGYAYHVPYRAILPKPDQCDNLLVPIALSCTHVGISSLRIEGAWMVIGQGAGVAAALAAKDEVPVQKLNYTKLRERLLAQKQVLELPKVPEKPSANGSIAADSFSGIVLDDKQAKLTGNWSPSTNFKPYVEDGYIFSGENDAKSRGDGKATANFRFKAPKSGRYQLLMAYSAHETRAENVPVTVSSGPHSHGIQVDQTVPLPNGKHFRPIGTVDLSADVKTEIQITNADTTGFVIIDALQLLPVERK from the coding sequence ATGAAGATTTGTCACCTCATTGCTGTCGCTTTCGCCGCTTTCCTTTTGTTTCCTTCGCACACTCACGTGAACGAACCCCGCAAAGCGGACGTCATCGTCTACGGTTCTACCCCAGGCGGCTTCTGCGCCGCGATTGCTGCCGCTCGCGAAGGCGCATCGGTCATTCTTCTCGAACCCACGAACCACATTGGCGGATTGAGCACCGGTGGACTTAGTCATTGCGACTCGAACCAGATGGTCCGCAGTACCCTGATCGGCCTGTTCGACGAATGGCATACTCGGATCGTGAAAGACTACACCGATCGCGGTCTTGAAGCGCCTTACCAGCCTTCGAAGAAGAACACTGCAAAGTGGACGTTCGAGCCACATGTCGCGATGCGGGTAACCAGGAAGATGCTCAACGAGGCCGGGGTCACGGTGCTGACCGAACGCTATCTCAAGTCGGTCACGAAAGAAGGCCCGCGTATCACATCGCTGGTCACGAAGAATGGCACGTTCACGGCAAGAGCGTTCATCGATGGCAGTTACGAAGGTGACCTGATGGCGGTCGCTGGTGTCGACTGGACCATCGGTCGCGAGGGGCGTGACGAATACGGCGAGTCGCTGGCCGGGAAGCAATACCCGAAGGAGAAGATGAACATCAACGGCTTCGATGAGAACGGAAAGTTGTTGCCGCTGCTCACCACTGATGACGCAGGCGATGACAAGGCGGGCGACAACAACATCATGACCTACAGTTTCCGACTGTGCCTCACCGCCAGCGCGGACAACCGCGTGCCCATGCCCAAACCGGACCACTACGACCCGGCCCGGTTTGAGATCATCCGCCGCTATTTGAAGAGTGGCGGTGGAAGTGTTGGTTATGACAGGTATCCCCTGCCGGTCAGAAATGTTGGGCTCGGCCAGTTGAAGCTTCCCAACAACAAGTTCGATGGCAACAACTCGATCGGACGACAATTTTCAATCGGCCTGGTCGGCGGCGCTAACGAATGGCACTCGGCCGACGAAGCAGGGAGAAAGAAGATCTGGGAAGCCCACAAACAATACACCCTCGAGTTCATCCACTTCCTGACTACCGACCCGGCAGTCCCCGCGAAGATCCGCAATCAATATGCAAAGCTTGGTCTTTGCAAGGACGAGTTCGTCGAACACGATCACTTCCCGCCCGCCCTTTATGTCCGCGAATCGCGTCGCATGAAGGGAATGTATGTCATCAGCCAAAGGGACATCATCGACGAGCCGGACAAGGACGACCCGATCGCAATCTCTTCCTTCCCCATCGACTCACATGACGTCCAACGCATCGCGCTGAAGGATGGCGGCGTGATCAACGAAGGCACGATCTTCCCCGTGCGTGTGAAGGGTCAGCATGTTGGCTACGCCTACCACGTACCCTACCGCGCGATACTGCCGAAGCCGGACCAATGCGACAATCTGCTCGTGCCCATCGCGCTGTCATGCACCCACGTGGGCATCTCGTCGCTCCGGATCGAAGGCGCATGGATGGTGATCGGCCAGGGAGCGGGTGTTGCGGCCGCATTGGCAGCGAAAGACGAAGTACCCGTGCAGAAACTCAACTACACGAAACTGCGCGAGCGATTGCTTGCTCAAAAACAGGTTCTGGAATTGCCGAAAGTGCCTGAGAAGCCATCCGCGAACGGCTCCATTGCCGCGGATTCGTTTTCCGGAATTGTATTGGACGACAAGCAAGCGAAGCTGACAGGCAATTGGTCTCCATCAACGAATTTCAAACCATACGTCGAAGACGGATACATCTTCAGCGGAGAAAACGATGCGAAATCAAGAGGCGATGGCAAAGCGACCGCGAACTTTCGATTCAAAGCGCCAAAGTCCGGGCGATATCAGTTGCTCATGGCTTACTCGGCGCACGAAACCCGTGCGGAGAACGTCCCCGTGACCGTTTCGTCCGGTCCCCACAGCCATGGCATCCAAGTCGATCAAACCGTGCCGCTTCCAAACGGCAAACATTTTCGCCCGATCGGAACGGTCGATCTCAGTGCGGATGTGAAAACAGAAATTCAAATAACGAACGCAGACACGACGGGTTTTGTGATCATAGACGCCTTGCAATTACTGCCTGTGGAACGGAAATAA